The Geomonas ferrireducens DNA segment TATCGCCTACGCCAAGGATGAAGTGAAGATCGCCGTCATGCAGGTGCCGGACAAGCCCGGGATCGCAGCGCAGATCCTTTCGCCGCTTTCCGACGCCAACATCTCCGTCGACATGATCGTCCAGAACGTGAGCGAGGCCGGTTCCACCGACTTCACCTTCACCGTGCCCCAGGCCGACTTCAAGAAGGCGCTTTCCATCACCAAGGAGACCGCCGCGGCGATCAACGCGAAAGAAGTTCTCTCCGACGAGAGCGTCACCAAGGTATCCATCGTCGGTCTCGGCATGAGGAGCCACGCCGGTGTGGCCACCACCATGTTCCAGGCGCTCGCCAAGGAAGGGATCAACATCCAGATGATATCCACCTCCGAGATCAAGATCTCCGTCGTGGTCGACGCGAAATACACCGAGCTCGCCGTCCGCGTGCTGCACGACGCCTTCGGACTGGCCGGGAAATAACACCCGTTCAACGTTCAACGTTCTGCGTTCCGGAACGTCCGGGCTTCGGCTTCGGGCGTTTTCGGTGCGGCGGGCGCGAACTTGAAGACGGCTTGGCTTTTGAATCGAACGTTGAACGTTGAACGTTGAACGTCTTTTGTTGAAGTTGGGGGTGATATGAGTCTGGTGAAACTTTACGATACGACGCTTAGGGACGGTACGCAGGCGGAAGACATCTCTTTCCTGGTCGAGGACAAGATCCGCATCGCCCACAAACTGGACGAGTGCGGCATTCACTACATCGAAGGGGGATGGCCCGGCAGCAACCCGAAGGACGTCGCCTTCTTCAAGGACATCAGGAAGGAAAAGCTCATCCAGGCGAAGATCGCCGCTTTCGGCTCCACCCGCCGTGCGAAGATCACCCCCGATAAGGACCAGAACCTGCGCACCCTGGTGGAGTCCAAGTCCGACGCCGCCACCATCTTCGGCAAGACCTGGGACTTCCACGTACACGAGGCGCTCAGGATCCCGCTCGAAGAGAACCTGGAGCTCATCTTCGACTCGCTGGAGTTCCTCAAGCAGAACATGCCGGAGGTCTTCTACGACGCCGAGCACTTCTTCGACGGTTACAAGTCCAACCCCGAGTACGCCATGAAGACGCTGCAGGCGGCCCAGCAGGCGGGTGCCGACTGCATCATCCTTTGCGACACCAACGGCGGCTCCATGCCGTACGAGATTGCGAGCATCGTGGAAGAGGTGAAGAAGGTCATCACCACGCCGCTCGGCATCCACGCTCACAACGACGGCGAGTGCGCCGTGGCCAACTCCATCATCTCTGTCCAGCAGGGTATAGTGCAAGTGCAGGGGACCATCAACGGCTTCGGCGAGCGCTGCGGCAACGCGAACCTCTGCTCCATCATCCCGGCGCTCAAGGCGAAGATGAAGCGCGACTGCATCTCGGACGCACAGATGAAGACGCTCAGGGACCTCTCCCGCTACGTCTACGAGCTGGCGAACCTTGCTCCCGACAAGCACCAGCCCTACGTCGGCAACTCCGCCTTCGCCCACAAGGGTGGCGTGCACGTCTCCGCGATCCAGCGCCATCCGGAGACCTACGAGCACATGCGCCCGGAACTGGTCGGGAACACGACCCGCGTGCTGGTCTCCGACCTCTCCGGTCGCGCCAACATCCTCGCCAAGGCAACCGAGTTCAACATCAATCTGGACAGCAAGGATCCGGTGACCCTCGAGATCCTGGAAGACATCAAGGCGATGGAGAACCGCGGCTACCAGTTCGAAGGGGCAGAGGCCTCTTTCGAGCTCCTGATGAAGCGCGCCCTCGGCACGCACCGCAAGTTCTTCTCCGTAATCGGCTTCCGCGTCATCGACGAGAAGCGGACCGAGGACGACCAGCCGATCTCCGAGGCGACCATCAAGGTCAAGGTCGGAGGGAAAATCGAGCATACCGCGTCCGAGGGGCACGGCCCGGTGAACGCCCTCGACAACGCGCTCAGAAAGGCGCTCGAGAAGTTCTACCCTAAGCTCAAGGACGTGAAGCTGCACGATTACAAGGTCCGCGTGCTCCCGGCAGGGCAGGGGACCGCTTCTTCGATCCGCGTCCTAATCGAGAGCGGCGACAAGGAAGGGCGCTGGGGTACCGTCGGTGTCTCCAGCAACGTCATCGAGGCCTCCTACCAGGCCCTCATCGACGCCATCGAGTTCAAGCTGCACAAGGACGAGGAGACGGCGGCACCCAAGAAATGATGCCGAGGAGCCAGCGACTCGCCCTATGGTGTCTCGCCCTGGCCCTCACCCTCCCGCTTTACATCAAAGGCCGCATCCCCACCCCGAAAGGTGAGGACGCGGCCTTTTCTCGTTTCACCGGGCAGACCGTGACGGTACGCCTGGCGGGAGACCTGCCGCGTCCCGGCGTCT contains these protein-coding regions:
- the cimA gene encoding citramalate synthase, producing MSLVKLYDTTLRDGTQAEDISFLVEDKIRIAHKLDECGIHYIEGGWPGSNPKDVAFFKDIRKEKLIQAKIAAFGSTRRAKITPDKDQNLRTLVESKSDAATIFGKTWDFHVHEALRIPLEENLELIFDSLEFLKQNMPEVFYDAEHFFDGYKSNPEYAMKTLQAAQQAGADCIILCDTNGGSMPYEIASIVEEVKKVITTPLGIHAHNDGECAVANSIISVQQGIVQVQGTINGFGERCGNANLCSIIPALKAKMKRDCISDAQMKTLRDLSRYVYELANLAPDKHQPYVGNSAFAHKGGVHVSAIQRHPETYEHMRPELVGNTTRVLVSDLSGRANILAKATEFNINLDSKDPVTLEILEDIKAMENRGYQFEGAEASFELLMKRALGTHRKFFSVIGFRVIDEKRTEDDQPISEATIKVKVGGKIEHTASEGHGPVNALDNALRKALEKFYPKLKDVKLHDYKVRVLPAGQGTASSIRVLIESGDKEGRWGTVGVSSNVIEASYQALIDAIEFKLHKDEETAAPKK